A DNA window from Halomonas zincidurans B6 contains the following coding sequences:
- a CDS encoding L-serine ammonia-lyase produces the protein MAISVFDLFKIGIGPSSSHTVGPMRAANDFVESLRGADLLERVARIEVQLYGSLSATGIGHGTDRAVIMGLMGERPEHIDPAIISPCIEELLEAQALLLDGRLATPFVWARDMQLYEHSLPHHPNAMRLIAHGHAGELYRNTYYSVGGGFVIDERQAQAGELDSDTTRLPYDFDSAAELLALCRLHGLRISELMLANEQAWRDEQTIRDGLWRIWEAMRACVDQGFDKEGMLPGGLNVRRRAKRLHQRLIAVEDSPSLIASTFSAMDWVNVFALAVNEENAAGGRMVTAPTNGAAGIIPAVLHYYMKFQPDACERDVVDFLLTAGAVGILCKKNASISGAEVGCQGEVGSACAMAAAGLAELMGGSPEQVENAAEIGLEHNLGLTCDPIGGLVQVPCIERNAIASVKAINAAQMALRGDGEHFVSLDKAIRTMRDTGADMQDKYKETSRGGLAVNAIEC, from the coding sequence GTGGCCATCAGCGTGTTCGACCTGTTCAAGATCGGCATCGGCCCCTCGAGTTCGCATACCGTCGGGCCGATGCGCGCCGCCAATGATTTTGTCGAGAGCCTGCGCGGCGCGGACCTGCTGGAGCGTGTTGCGCGCATCGAGGTGCAACTGTATGGATCGCTGTCGGCCACCGGCATCGGTCATGGCACCGACCGTGCGGTGATCATGGGGTTGATGGGCGAACGTCCCGAGCATATCGATCCAGCGATCATCTCGCCCTGTATCGAGGAGCTGCTCGAGGCGCAGGCCCTGCTGCTCGACGGTCGCCTGGCGACACCCTTCGTCTGGGCGCGCGACATGCAACTCTACGAGCACAGCTTGCCGCACCATCCCAATGCCATGCGGCTGATCGCCCACGGCCATGCCGGTGAGCTGTATCGAAACACCTACTACTCGGTGGGCGGCGGCTTCGTCATCGACGAGCGTCAGGCCCAGGCCGGCGAATTGGATAGCGACACGACCCGCTTGCCCTACGACTTCGATTCGGCCGCCGAACTGTTGGCGTTGTGCCGCCTTCACGGGTTGCGCATCAGCGAGCTGATGCTCGCCAACGAGCAGGCGTGGCGCGACGAGCAGACGATTCGCGACGGGCTGTGGCGAATCTGGGAAGCGATGCGCGCCTGCGTCGATCAGGGCTTTGACAAGGAGGGGATGCTGCCCGGCGGGCTCAACGTCAGACGCCGCGCCAAGCGACTGCATCAGCGGCTGATCGCCGTCGAGGACAGTCCCAGTCTGATCGCCTCGACGTTCTCGGCGATGGACTGGGTCAATGTCTTCGCCCTGGCGGTCAACGAGGAAAACGCCGCCGGCGGGCGCATGGTCACCGCGCCCACCAACGGCGCGGCGGGCATCATTCCCGCGGTGTTGCACTACTACATGAAGTTCCAGCCCGACGCCTGCGAGCGTGACGTGGTCGATTTCCTGCTTACCGCGGGGGCGGTGGGCATCCTGTGCAAGAAGAACGCCTCGATCTCGGGCGCCGAGGTCGGCTGTCAGGGCGAGGTCGGCTCGGCCTGCGCGATGGCCGCGGCGGGTCTCGCCGAACTCATGGGCGGCTCGCCCGAGCAGGTCGAGAACGCCGCGGAGATCGGCCTCGAGCACAACCTGGGCTTGACCTGCGACCCGATCGGCGGGCTGGTTCAGGTGCCCTGTATCGAGCGCAACGCGATCGCCTCGGTCAAGGCGATCAATGCCGCGCAGATGGCGCTGCGCGGTGACGGCGAGCACTTCGTTTCGCTCGACAAGGCGATCCGCACCATGCGCGATACCGGCGCCGACATGCAGGACAAGTACAAGGAAACTTCGCGGGGCGGATTGGCGGTCAATGCCATCGAATGCTGA
- the fabB gene encoding beta-ketoacyl-ACP synthase I: protein MKRVVVTGLGIVSCLGNDQHQVLDALRSGRSGIRFKDDYAERGFRSHVAGVVDIDLDALVDRKLRRFMGDAAAYAYVSMAQAIEDAGLTPEQVSNERTGLIAGSGGASSANQVEAADVLREKGLRRVGPYRVTRTMGSTVSACLATPFQIKGVNYSISSACATSAHCIGNAVEQIQLGKQDVVFAGGGEEEHWTLSCLFDAMGALTTGYNDRPEQASRPYDKGRDGFVIAGGGGIVVLEELEHARARGARIYAEVVGYGATSDGYDMVAPSGEGAARCMRQAMATVDGSIDYINTHGTSTPVGDVAELKAVREVFGDRTPAMSSTKSLTGHSLGATGVQETIYSLLMMEHGFVAASANVETLDDQAEGFDIVTQRRDDVTLERVLSNSFGFGGTNACLVLQRLRD from the coding sequence ATGAAACGAGTGGTAGTCACCGGCCTGGGCATCGTTTCCTGCCTCGGCAATGACCAACATCAGGTTTTGGATGCCCTTAGAAGCGGCCGCTCCGGCATTCGCTTCAAGGACGACTACGCCGAACGCGGATTCCGCAGCCATGTCGCCGGCGTGGTCGACATCGACCTGGATGCGCTGGTCGACCGCAAGCTGCGCCGTTTCATGGGCGACGCGGCCGCCTACGCCTATGTATCGATGGCCCAGGCCATCGAGGACGCTGGGCTGACCCCCGAGCAGGTGTCCAACGAGCGTACCGGGCTGATCGCCGGCTCCGGCGGCGCCTCGAGCGCCAATCAGGTCGAGGCCGCCGACGTGTTGCGCGAAAAGGGCCTGCGCCGCGTCGGCCCTTATCGGGTCACGCGCACCATGGGCAGCACCGTGTCGGCGTGCCTGGCCACGCCGTTCCAGATCAAGGGGGTCAATTATTCGATCTCCTCGGCCTGCGCGACCTCCGCCCACTGCATCGGCAATGCCGTCGAGCAGATCCAGCTCGGCAAGCAGGACGTGGTGTTCGCCGGCGGCGGCGAAGAGGAGCACTGGACGCTATCGTGCCTGTTCGACGCCATGGGCGCGCTGACCACCGGCTACAATGACCGCCCCGAGCAGGCCTCGCGGCCCTACGACAAGGGCCGTGATGGCTTCGTCATCGCCGGCGGTGGCGGCATCGTGGTGCTCGAGGAGCTCGAGCACGCCAGGGCGCGCGGCGCCAGGATCTACGCCGAAGTGGTCGGCTACGGCGCGACCTCCGACGGCTACGACATGGTCGCGCCCTCCGGCGAAGGCGCGGCGCGCTGCATGCGCCAGGCCATGGCCACGGTCGACGGCAGCATCGACTACATCAATACCCACGGCACATCGACGCCGGTCGGCGACGTCGCCGAACTCAAGGCGGTCCGCGAGGTATTCGGCGATCGCACCCCGGCGATGAGCTCGACCAAGTCGCTGACCGGCCACTCGCTGGGCGCGACCGGCGTTCAGGAAACGATCTATTCGCTTTTGATGATGGAGCACGGTTTCGTGGCCGCCTCAGCCAATGTCGAGACCCTCGACGATCAGGCCGAAGGCTTCGATATCGTCACTCAACGTCGCGACGACGTGACGCTCGAGCGGGTGCTGTCCAACAGCTTCGGCTTCGGCGGCACCAACGCCTGCCTGGTGCTGCAGCGCCTGCGGGACTAG
- the fabA gene encoding 3-hydroxyacyl-[acyl-carrier-protein] dehydratase FabA, with translation MTKQHSFSYEELLACSRGELFGPGNAQLPAPNMLMLDRITQIHEAGGEYDKGELIAELDIHPDLWFFDCHFRGDPVMPGCLGLDAMWQLVGFYLGWLGHPGRGRALGCGEVKFSGQIMPDADKVTYRINLKRIITRRLILGIADGTVSVDGRDIYQANDLRVGLFTSTANF, from the coding sequence GTGACCAAGCAACACTCTTTCAGCTACGAAGAACTGCTGGCGTGCAGCCGCGGCGAACTGTTCGGCCCGGGCAACGCCCAGCTACCGGCTCCCAACATGCTGATGCTCGATCGCATCACGCAGATTCACGAGGCCGGCGGTGAGTACGACAAGGGCGAGTTGATCGCCGAACTGGATATTCACCCCGACCTGTGGTTCTTCGACTGCCACTTTCGGGGCGACCCGGTGATGCCTGGCTGCCTTGGCCTGGATGCCATGTGGCAGCTGGTCGGCTTCTACCTCGGCTGGCTGGGCCATCCGGGCCGCGGACGCGCGCTGGGCTGCGGCGAGGTCAAGTTCTCGGGACAGATCATGCCGGATGCCGACAAGGTCACCTACCGGATCAACCTCAAGCGGATCATTACCCGGCGGTTGATCCTGGGCATCGCCGACGGCACCGTCTCGGTCGACGGTCGCGACATCTACCAGGCCAATGACCTGCGTGTCGGCTTGTTCACCTCCACCGCGAATTTCTGA